In a genomic window of Bubalus bubalis isolate 160015118507 breed Murrah chromosome 17, NDDB_SH_1, whole genome shotgun sequence:
- the DGCR2 gene encoding integral membrane protein DGCR2/IDD isoform X3, producing the protein MVPKADSGAFLLLFLLVLTVTEPLRPEVSGQARPYHGKEAADPRPGRARGGDPSHLHAMSVAQPVRFSRKCPTGWHHYEGTASCYRAYLSGESYWDAAQTCQRVNGSLATFSTDQELRFVLAQEWEQPERSFTWQDQHKLWVGYQYVVTGRNRSVEGHWEVASKGSSEVLLPPDPILAAATAEGDGVFCAQLQCFHFPTLRHHDLHSWRAESCQDKSSFLCKRSQTCVDIKDNVVDEGFYFTPKGDDPCLSCTCHGGEPEMCVAALCERPQGCQQYRKDPKECCKFMCLDPDGGSLLDSMASGMRLVVSCVSSFLVLSLLLFMVHRLRQRRRERIESLIGANLHHFNLGRRIPGFDYGPDGFGTGLTPLHLSDDGEGGTFHFHDPPPPYTAYKYPDIDQPDDPPPPYEASINPDSVFYDPADDDAFEPVEAAPPASGDGSGEGTVLRRPEHTPGAPLADLEDSADSSSALLAPPEPGPGGGVPTPEALPGGSQHSRGSLNTVV; encoded by the exons ATGGTGCCCAAGGCGGACAGCGGCGCGTTCCTGCTGCTCTTCCTGCTGGTGCTCACGGTCACCGAGCCGCTGCGGCCAG AAGTGAGCGGGCAGGCACGTCCCTACCATGGGAAGGAGGCTGCAGACCCGAGGCCGGGCCGGGCGCGCGGCGGCGACCCCTCGCACCTGCACGCCATGAGCGTGGCACAGCCCGTGCGCTTCAGCA GGAAGTGCCCCACGGGGTGGCACCACTATGAGGGGACAGCCAGCTGCTACCGCGCCTACCTAAGCGGGGAGAGCTACTGGGACGCCGCACAGACCTGCCAGCGCGTGAATGGCTCCCTGGCCACCTTCTCCACCGACCAGGAGCTGCGCTTTGTGCTGGCCCAGGAGTGGGAGCAGCCGGAGCGGAGCTTCACCTGGCAGGACCAGCACAA GCTGTGGGTCGGGTACCAGTACGTCGTCACCGGCCGCAACCGCTCCGTAGAAGGACACTGGGAGGTGGCGTCCAAAG GCTCCTCAGAGGTGCTGCTGCCCCCGGACCCCATCTTGGCGGCGGCCACGGCGGAGGGTGACGGCGTGTTCTGCGCGCAGCTGCAGTGCTTCCACTTCCCCACGCTGCGCCACCACGACCTGCACAGCTGGCGCGCCGAGAGCTGCCAGGACAAGTCGTCTTTCCTGTGCAAGAGGA GTCAGACGTGTGTGGACATCAAGGACAATGTGGTGGACGAAGGCTTCTACTTCACCCCCAAAGGGGACGACCCGTGCCTGAGCTGCACCTGCCATGGCGGGGAGCCTGAGATGTGTGTGGCCGCACTGTGCGAGCGGCCGCAGGGCTGCCAGCAGTACCGCAAGGACCCCAAGGAGTGTTGCAAGTTCATGTGCTTGGACCCAG ACGGCGGGAGCCTGCTGGACTCCATGGCCAGCGGGATGCGCCTCGTCGTCAGCTGCGTGTCGTCCTTCCTCGTTCTCTCGCTGCTGCTCTTCATGGTCCACCGGCTGCGCCAGAGGCGCCGCGAGCGCATCGAGTCCCTGATCGGGGCCAACC TGCACCATTTCAACCTCGGCCGCAGGATCCCCGGCTTCGATTACGGCCCCGACGGCTTTGGCACGGGCCTCACGCCCCTGCACCTTTCCGACGACGGGGAAGGTGGGACTTTCCATTTCCACGATCCGCCTCCGCCCTACACCGCGTACAAGTACCCTGACATCGACCAGCCCGATGACCCACCGCCACCCTACGAGGCCTCCATCAACCCGGACAGCGTGTTCTACGACCCCGCAG ATGACGACGCCTTTGAGCCGGTGGAAGCCGCCCCTCCCGCCTCGGGAGACGGCAGCGGGGAGGGCACGGTGCTCCGGCGCCCGGAGCACACCCCCGGGGCCCCTCTGGCCGACCTGGAAGACTCGGCCGACAGCAGCAGCGCCCTCCTGGCACCGCCTGAGCCCGGCCCGGGTGGGGGTGTCCCCACCCCAGAGGCGCTGCCAGGGGGCAGCCAGCACAGCCGAGGTTCCCTCAACACCGTGGTGTAG
- the DGCR2 gene encoding integral membrane protein DGCR2/IDD isoform X1: MVPKADSGAFLLLFLLVLTVTEPLRPELRCSPGQFSCRSGAIQCIPLPWRCDGLAACEDGSDEAACPEVSGQARPYHGKEAADPRPGRARGGDPSHLHAMSVAQPVRFSRKCPTGWHHYEGTASCYRAYLSGESYWDAAQTCQRVNGSLATFSTDQELRFVLAQEWEQPERSFTWQDQHKLWVGYQYVVTGRNRSVEGHWEVASKGSSEVLLPPDPILAAATAEGDGVFCAQLQCFHFPTLRHHDLHSWRAESCQDKSSFLCKRSQTCVDIKDNVVDEGFYFTPKGDDPCLSCTCHGGEPEMCVAALCERPQGCQQYRKDPKECCKFMCLDPDGGSLLDSMASGMRLVVSCVSSFLVLSLLLFMVHRLRQRRRERIESLIGANLHHFNLGRRIPGFDYGPDGFGTGLTPLHLSDDGEGGTFHFHDPPPPYTAYKYPDIDQPDDPPPPYEASINPDSVFYDPADDDAFEPVEAAPPASGDGSGEGTVLRRPEHTPGAPLADLEDSADSSSALLAPPEPGPGGGVPTPEALPGGSQHSRGSLNTVV, from the exons ATGGTGCCCAAGGCGGACAGCGGCGCGTTCCTGCTGCTCTTCCTGCTGGTGCTCACGGTCACCGAGCCGCTGCGGCCAG AGCTGCGCTGCAGCCCCGGGCAGTTCTCCTGCCGCAGCGGCGCCATCCAGTGCATCCCCCTGCCCTGGCGGTGCGACGGCCTGGCGGCCTGCGAGGACGGGAGCGACGAGGCCGCCTGTCCAG AAGTGAGCGGGCAGGCACGTCCCTACCATGGGAAGGAGGCTGCAGACCCGAGGCCGGGCCGGGCGCGCGGCGGCGACCCCTCGCACCTGCACGCCATGAGCGTGGCACAGCCCGTGCGCTTCAGCA GGAAGTGCCCCACGGGGTGGCACCACTATGAGGGGACAGCCAGCTGCTACCGCGCCTACCTAAGCGGGGAGAGCTACTGGGACGCCGCACAGACCTGCCAGCGCGTGAATGGCTCCCTGGCCACCTTCTCCACCGACCAGGAGCTGCGCTTTGTGCTGGCCCAGGAGTGGGAGCAGCCGGAGCGGAGCTTCACCTGGCAGGACCAGCACAA GCTGTGGGTCGGGTACCAGTACGTCGTCACCGGCCGCAACCGCTCCGTAGAAGGACACTGGGAGGTGGCGTCCAAAG GCTCCTCAGAGGTGCTGCTGCCCCCGGACCCCATCTTGGCGGCGGCCACGGCGGAGGGTGACGGCGTGTTCTGCGCGCAGCTGCAGTGCTTCCACTTCCCCACGCTGCGCCACCACGACCTGCACAGCTGGCGCGCCGAGAGCTGCCAGGACAAGTCGTCTTTCCTGTGCAAGAGGA GTCAGACGTGTGTGGACATCAAGGACAATGTGGTGGACGAAGGCTTCTACTTCACCCCCAAAGGGGACGACCCGTGCCTGAGCTGCACCTGCCATGGCGGGGAGCCTGAGATGTGTGTGGCCGCACTGTGCGAGCGGCCGCAGGGCTGCCAGCAGTACCGCAAGGACCCCAAGGAGTGTTGCAAGTTCATGTGCTTGGACCCAG ACGGCGGGAGCCTGCTGGACTCCATGGCCAGCGGGATGCGCCTCGTCGTCAGCTGCGTGTCGTCCTTCCTCGTTCTCTCGCTGCTGCTCTTCATGGTCCACCGGCTGCGCCAGAGGCGCCGCGAGCGCATCGAGTCCCTGATCGGGGCCAACC TGCACCATTTCAACCTCGGCCGCAGGATCCCCGGCTTCGATTACGGCCCCGACGGCTTTGGCACGGGCCTCACGCCCCTGCACCTTTCCGACGACGGGGAAGGTGGGACTTTCCATTTCCACGATCCGCCTCCGCCCTACACCGCGTACAAGTACCCTGACATCGACCAGCCCGATGACCCACCGCCACCCTACGAGGCCTCCATCAACCCGGACAGCGTGTTCTACGACCCCGCAG ATGACGACGCCTTTGAGCCGGTGGAAGCCGCCCCTCCCGCCTCGGGAGACGGCAGCGGGGAGGGCACGGTGCTCCGGCGCCCGGAGCACACCCCCGGGGCCCCTCTGGCCGACCTGGAAGACTCGGCCGACAGCAGCAGCGCCCTCCTGGCACCGCCTGAGCCCGGCCCGGGTGGGGGTGTCCCCACCCCAGAGGCGCTGCCAGGGGGCAGCCAGCACAGCCGAGGTTCCCTCAACACCGTGGTGTAG
- the DGCR2 gene encoding integral membrane protein DGCR2/IDD isoform X2, which translates to MVPKADSGAFLLLFLLVLTVTEPLRPELRCSPGQFSCRSGAIQCIPLPWRCDGLAACEDGSDEAACPVSGQARPYHGKEAADPRPGRARGGDPSHLHAMSVAQPVRFSRKCPTGWHHYEGTASCYRAYLSGESYWDAAQTCQRVNGSLATFSTDQELRFVLAQEWEQPERSFTWQDQHKLWVGYQYVVTGRNRSVEGHWEVASKGSSEVLLPPDPILAAATAEGDGVFCAQLQCFHFPTLRHHDLHSWRAESCQDKSSFLCKRSQTCVDIKDNVVDEGFYFTPKGDDPCLSCTCHGGEPEMCVAALCERPQGCQQYRKDPKECCKFMCLDPDGGSLLDSMASGMRLVVSCVSSFLVLSLLLFMVHRLRQRRRERIESLIGANLHHFNLGRRIPGFDYGPDGFGTGLTPLHLSDDGEGGTFHFHDPPPPYTAYKYPDIDQPDDPPPPYEASINPDSVFYDPADDDAFEPVEAAPPASGDGSGEGTVLRRPEHTPGAPLADLEDSADSSSALLAPPEPGPGGGVPTPEALPGGSQHSRGSLNTVV; encoded by the exons ATGGTGCCCAAGGCGGACAGCGGCGCGTTCCTGCTGCTCTTCCTGCTGGTGCTCACGGTCACCGAGCCGCTGCGGCCAG AGCTGCGCTGCAGCCCCGGGCAGTTCTCCTGCCGCAGCGGCGCCATCCAGTGCATCCCCCTGCCCTGGCGGTGCGACGGCCTGGCGGCCTGCGAGGACGGGAGCGACGAGGCCGCCTGTCCAG TGAGCGGGCAGGCACGTCCCTACCATGGGAAGGAGGCTGCAGACCCGAGGCCGGGCCGGGCGCGCGGCGGCGACCCCTCGCACCTGCACGCCATGAGCGTGGCACAGCCCGTGCGCTTCAGCA GGAAGTGCCCCACGGGGTGGCACCACTATGAGGGGACAGCCAGCTGCTACCGCGCCTACCTAAGCGGGGAGAGCTACTGGGACGCCGCACAGACCTGCCAGCGCGTGAATGGCTCCCTGGCCACCTTCTCCACCGACCAGGAGCTGCGCTTTGTGCTGGCCCAGGAGTGGGAGCAGCCGGAGCGGAGCTTCACCTGGCAGGACCAGCACAA GCTGTGGGTCGGGTACCAGTACGTCGTCACCGGCCGCAACCGCTCCGTAGAAGGACACTGGGAGGTGGCGTCCAAAG GCTCCTCAGAGGTGCTGCTGCCCCCGGACCCCATCTTGGCGGCGGCCACGGCGGAGGGTGACGGCGTGTTCTGCGCGCAGCTGCAGTGCTTCCACTTCCCCACGCTGCGCCACCACGACCTGCACAGCTGGCGCGCCGAGAGCTGCCAGGACAAGTCGTCTTTCCTGTGCAAGAGGA GTCAGACGTGTGTGGACATCAAGGACAATGTGGTGGACGAAGGCTTCTACTTCACCCCCAAAGGGGACGACCCGTGCCTGAGCTGCACCTGCCATGGCGGGGAGCCTGAGATGTGTGTGGCCGCACTGTGCGAGCGGCCGCAGGGCTGCCAGCAGTACCGCAAGGACCCCAAGGAGTGTTGCAAGTTCATGTGCTTGGACCCAG ACGGCGGGAGCCTGCTGGACTCCATGGCCAGCGGGATGCGCCTCGTCGTCAGCTGCGTGTCGTCCTTCCTCGTTCTCTCGCTGCTGCTCTTCATGGTCCACCGGCTGCGCCAGAGGCGCCGCGAGCGCATCGAGTCCCTGATCGGGGCCAACC TGCACCATTTCAACCTCGGCCGCAGGATCCCCGGCTTCGATTACGGCCCCGACGGCTTTGGCACGGGCCTCACGCCCCTGCACCTTTCCGACGACGGGGAAGGTGGGACTTTCCATTTCCACGATCCGCCTCCGCCCTACACCGCGTACAAGTACCCTGACATCGACCAGCCCGATGACCCACCGCCACCCTACGAGGCCTCCATCAACCCGGACAGCGTGTTCTACGACCCCGCAG ATGACGACGCCTTTGAGCCGGTGGAAGCCGCCCCTCCCGCCTCGGGAGACGGCAGCGGGGAGGGCACGGTGCTCCGGCGCCCGGAGCACACCCCCGGGGCCCCTCTGGCCGACCTGGAAGACTCGGCCGACAGCAGCAGCGCCCTCCTGGCACCGCCTGAGCCCGGCCCGGGTGGGGGTGTCCCCACCCCAGAGGCGCTGCCAGGGGGCAGCCAGCACAGCCGAGGTTCCCTCAACACCGTGGTGTAG
- the LOC123329886 gene encoding protein FAM246A-like yields the protein MAAEPRRPWVQARSAYGASEALRRAVGRRRDPEPQPNGPGPDGARGPGRLARLRGQLRAEAAARADAPRLLRLVERAGAAAGAAETGEHAEERSRGSVCSVCGEPRGGATYPAGVLEVSERQLQEGLAAVRAELGAGLEALRAELRAELDALRALLPPPPAARREPRVPRGPALLRALGTVNALAAGARPTDDASDGPADGGANRAPARKNLKKTPVPPGAPQGGGD from the coding sequence ATGGCGGCGGAGCCCCGGCGCCCGTGGGTCCAGGCGCGCAGCGCTTACGGCGCCAGCGAGGCGCTACGGCGCGCGGTGGGCCGCCGGCGGGATCCCGAGCCGCAGCCCAATGGGCCGGGCCCCGACGGAGCCCGCGGCCCGGGCCGCCTGGCTCGCTTGCGGGGCCAGCTTCGGGCTGAGGCGGCGGCTCGGGCCGACGCGCCCCGACTGCTGCGGCTGGTGGAGCGCGCTGGGGCCGCGGCGGGAGCCGCCGAGACGGGGGAGCATGCGGAGGAGCGCAGCCGCGGCTCCGTGTGCTCCGTGTGCGGCGAGCCGCGCGGCGGGGCCACTTACCCGGCGGGCGTCCTGGAGGTGAGCGAGCGGCAGCTGCAGGAGGGCCTGGCGGCCGTACGCGCGGAGCTGGGCGCGGGGCTGGAGGCGCTGCGCGCGGAGCTGCGGGCCGAGCTGGACGCCCTGCGCGCGCTGCTGCCGCCTCCGCCGGCCGCCCGCCGCGAGCCCCGCGTCCCCCGAGGCCCGGCCCTGCTGCGGGCACTGGGCACCGTGAACGCCCTGGCCGCGGGCGCGAGGCCCACCGACGACGCCTCAGACGGCCCGGCCGACGGCGGCGCGAACCGGGCCCCGGCCAGGAAGAACCTCAAGAAGACCCCGGTGCCGCCCGGGGCCCCGCAGGGCGGCGGGGATTAA